A genomic region of Eucalyptus grandis isolate ANBG69807.140 chromosome 5, ASM1654582v1, whole genome shotgun sequence contains the following coding sequences:
- the LOC104447591 gene encoding probable F-box protein At4g22030, translating to MAALQASSVLVSSSSSSYSGCSSKRTITAAIQLPKPLKLSIADDPSVVITKSLVEELSTRNGYAFTEPLQMDVARKDMVLEQRRSPTSSVEMMKKLYAILEAVEDRVEMHDNIGEQRDNWNKLLLNSVNMMTLTAATTATMGTVAPAPSLRVCSALLFTAATGMTLVMSKIQPSQLAEEQRNASRLFRKLQCEIKSMLVLQSPTESDVEETMEKVLALDRAYPLPLLGAMLEKFPSRFEPAAWWPRVSNDCRQYRGGKTVAKTERNGWSEDLEVEMRAIVQVLKSKDKQDYLRLGNLALKLNKMLAVSAPLLTGIAAAGSAFGGSTAMTVAAITGAMAAIINSFEHGGQVGMVVEMYRNCAGFFELLEETIEATLEERDYRKRENGEMFEMKVAMKLGRSLSELRDLARKSMASCIDGSEVDEFGSKLF from the coding sequence ATGGCGGCTTTACAAGCTTCCTCTGTcttagtttcttcttcttcctcctcctattCAGGTTGTTCTTCGAAGAGAACGATCACCGCTGCGATCCAACTCCCGAAGCCCTTGAAACTCAGCATCGCTGATGATCCAAGCGTTGTGATCACGAAGAGTCTAGTCGAGGAATTGAGCACCAGGAATGGTTACGCCTTCACGGAGCCACTACAAATGGACGTCGCCCGGAAAGATATGGTCTTGGAGCAGCGCCGATCGCCTACTTCTTCAGTCgaaatgatgaagaagctctATGCGATCCTGGAGGCTGTTGAAGATAGAGTGGAGATGCACGATAACATCGGCGAGCAGCGAGACAACTGGAACAAGCTCCTGTTGAACTCGGTCAACATGATGACTCTCACTGCCGCCACCACAGCCACGATGGGTACGGTTGCACCGGCTCCATCGCTGAGAGTATGCTCAGCTCTCTTGTTTACGGCGGCCACCGGGATGACGCTCGTCATGAGCAAAATCCAGCCCTCCCAGCTGGCTGAAGAGCAACGCAATGCCTCAAGGTTGTTCAGGAAGCTCCAGTGTGAGATCAAGTCGATGCTCGTGCTCCAATCCCCGACTGAGTCAGACGTGGAGGAGACGATGGAGAAGGTGCTGGCCCTTGATAGGGCTTATCCGTTGCCTCTGCTCGGAGCGATGCTCGAGAAGTTCCCTTCTAGATTCGAGCCCGCTGCATGGTGGCCCAGGGTTTCCAATGACTGCCGCCAATACCGAGGGGGGAAAACCGTTGCAAAAACAGAGCGAAATGGATGGAGCGAGGACCTAGAAGTGGAGATGAGAGCCATCGTCCAAGTCCTCAAGAGCAAAGACAAGCAAGACTACCTGAGGCTCGGGAATTTGGCGCTAAAATTGAATAAGATGTTGGCGGTTTCTGCTCCTTTGCTAACCGGCATTGCTGCAGCCGGCTCGGCCTTCGGTGGCTCGACAGCCATGACAGTGGCAGCCATCACTGGGGCGATGGCCGCGATCATCAACAGCTTCGAGCACGGAGGCCAAGTCGGCATGGTGGTGGAGATGTACAGAAACTGTGCGGGCTTCTTCGAGCTCCTGGAAGAGACCATCGAAGCGACGCTCGAGGAGAGAGACtataggaagagagagaacggAGAGATGTTCGAGATGAAGGTGGCGATGAAGCTGGGACGGAGCTTGTCGGAGCTCCGAGATTTAGCAAGAAAATCAATGGCTTCTTGTATAGATGGGAGTGAGGTTGATGAGTTTGGAAGCAAGCTTTTCTAA